From the Thunnus albacares chromosome 24, fThuAlb1.1, whole genome shotgun sequence genome, one window contains:
- the LOC122976547 gene encoding cyclin-dependent kinase 5 activator 2-like has protein sequence MGTVLSLSPGSRKAAARGPEKLAEPAVQKPLEPREDEEEEKDGKKKKKKKRHPVLLHALSWKKRLVAARVKRKGGKKVKPAVSEPGHVQREQAATDSRHRALKAGHRHGPIPVPVPTVPEHNQNQNQNQGRPDLIISPQRVVVQASTGELLRCLSDFLCRRCVKLKELSSNQIILWFRNVDRALLVQGWQDQCFISPASLVFVYLLCREAVDEDTSSEQELHATFLTCLYLAYSYLGNEISYPLKPFLVESSRDAFWERALELIDQLSADMLRINIDPHFFTEVFQDLKNQGGVREKEKEREKEREREK, from the exons ATGGGAACGGTGCTGTCCCTGTCTCCGGGCTCGCGGAAAGCTGCGGCTCGTGGGCCGGAGAAGCTCGCGGAGCCCGCGGTGCAGAAGCCGCTGGAACCCCgcgaggatgaggaagaggagaaggatggaaagaagaagaagaagaagaaacggCACCCGGTGCTGCTGCACGCGCTCAGCTGGAAGAAACGCCTCGTAGCCGCACGAGTCAAGAGGAAGGGCGGGAAGAAAGTAAAACCTGCGGTGTCCGAGCCTGGGCACGTGCAGCGGGAGCAGGCCGCCACCGACAGCCGCCATCGAGCGCTGAAGGCCGGCCACAGACACGGACCCATCCCGGTACCTGTACCCACCGTCCCGGAACacaaccagaaccagaaccagaaccagggCAGGCCGGACCTGATCATCTCACCGCAGAGGGTGGtggtgcag GCTTCCACAGGTGAACTCCTTCGTTGTCTTTCAGACTTTCTGTGTCGTCGTTGTGTCAAACTTAAAGAGCTGTCGTCCAATCAGATCATCCTGTGGTTCAGAAATGTTGACCGAGCGCTGCTGGTTCAGGGCTGGCAG GACCAGTGCTTTATCAGTCCTGCCAGTCTGGTTTTCGTTTACCTGCTGTGCAGGGAGGCGGTGGATGAGGACACGTCTTCAGAGCAGGAGCTCCATGCCACATTCCTCACCTGCCTTTACTTGGCCTACTCCTACCTGGGAAATGAGATCTCATACCCGCTCAAGCCTTTCCTGGTGGAATCTAGCCGTGATGCATTCTGGGAGCGGGCGTTGGAGCTGATTGACCAGCTGAGTGCTGATATGCTGCGAATCAACATTGACCCACACTTCTTCACCGAGGTGTTTCAGGACCTAAAGAACCAGGGAGGAGtcagggagaaagagaaggagagggagaaagagagggagagggagaaa